In the genome of Streptomyces sp. NBC_00433, the window CCCTGGGCCTCGGGTCCGCCCGCCGGCTCCTTGGCGGCGGGCTCCGCACCGATCGGCTGCTTACCGGTCGGTTCAGACGATGTCATCGCTCAACTGCTCCTTGCTTACGGGGGGTGCCGCTCCCGGCAGTATGCGGCGCGGGGATCGCCAGGGTGCTCTCGGGGTCGGCAATGCCACGGGGGCTTCTGGCGTCGATACGGAGCAGGGCCGCACCGATGCCGCCGGCAATCTCGGCGGGCGTCAGACCGAGGTCGGCGAGCAGCTCGCCGCGCTTGGCGTGCGGGAGGAACTGCTGCGGGATGCCGAAGTCCCGTACGGGGACGTCCACCCCGGCGTCCCGCAGTGCCTGCGCGACGGCTGAACCGACGCCGCCGACCCGCCCGTTGTCCTCGACCACGGCGACCATGCGGTGCCTGGCGGCGAGTTCGGGCAGCGCGGCGTCGACCGGCTTGACCCAGCGGGGGTCGACCACGGTCACGCCGATCCGGCGCCCGGCGAGCAGTTCCGCGGCGGAGACGCCGCAGCCGCCGAGCGCGCCGACCGCGACCAGCAGCACATCGTCGCCCTGGCCGTCGGCGGGGCGGTGGAGCACGTCCATGCCGCCGACCCGGCCGATCGCGGGCAGCGCCTCGCCCGCGGTCTCCTTGGGGAAGCGGATCACGGTGGGCGCGTCCTCGACCGCGACGGCCTCGCGCAGCTGGGCGCGCAGCTGGGCGGCGTCGCGCGGGGCGGCGATCCGCAGGCCGGGGACGACCTGGAGGATCGACATGTCCCACATGCCGTTGTGCGAGGCGCCGTCCACACCGGTCACGCCGGCCCGGTCCAGCACGAAGGTGACACCGCACTTGTGCATCGCGACGTCCATCAGCACCTGGTCGAAGGCCCGGTTGAGGAAGGTCGCGTAGACCGCGACGACCGGGTGCAGCCCGCCGGTGGCCAGGCCCGCGGCGGAGGTGGCGGCGTGCTGCTCGGCGATGCCGACGTCGAAGACCCGCTGCGGGTAGGCGCGCGCGAAGGCGCCGAGGCCGACCGGCTGGAGCATGGCGGCGGTGATGGCGACCACGTCGGGCCGCTCGGCGCCGATCGCGACCATCTCGTCGCCGAAGACCGAGGTCCAGGACGGCCCGCCGGAGGGGCCCAGCGGCAGGCCGGTGGCCGGGTCCATCGCGCCGACGGTGTGGAAGTGGTCGGCCTCGTCCTGCTCGGCGGCGGCATAGCCGCGGCCCTTCTCGGTCAGGCAGTGCACCAGCACGGGGCCGTGGAAGCGGCGGGCGCGGCGCAGCGCGGACTCCATGGCCTCGATGTCGTGGCCGTCGATCGGGCCGACGTACTTCAGGCCCAGGTCCTCGAACATGCCCTGCGGCGCGAAGGCGTCCTTGAAGCCCTTCTTGGCGCCGTGCAGCGACTCGTAGAGCGGCTGGCCGATCACCGGGGTCTGCTGGAGCAGCTGCTTGCCCCAGGACAGGAAGCGCTCGTAGCCGTCGGTGGTGCGCAGGGTGGCGAGGTGGTTGGCGAGGCCGCCGATGGTGGGCGCGTAGGAGCGCTCGTTGTCGTTGACGACGATGATCAGCGGGCGGTCCCTGGCGGCGGCGATGTTGTTCAGCGCCTCCCAGGCCATGCCGCCGGTCAGGGCGCCGTCGCCGATGACGGCGACGACGTGGTCGTCGCGGCCCTGGACCTCGTTGGCCTTGGCCAGGCCGTCGGCCCAGCCCAGCACGGTGGAGGCGTGGCTGTTCTCGATCACGTCGTGCTCGGACTCGGCGCGCGAGGGGTAGCCGGACAGGCCGCCCTTGGCGCGGAGCTTGGAGAAGTCCTGGCGTCCGGTGAGGAGTTTGTGCACGTAGCTCTGGTGCCCGGTGTCCCACAGGATGCGGTCGGCGGGCGAGTCGAAGACGCGGTGCAGCGCGATGGTCAGCTCCACCACGCCGAGGTTCGGTCCCAGGTGGCCGCCGGTCCTGGCCACCGCCTGGACGAGGAAGTGGCGGATGTCGGCGGCCAGTTCGTCCAGCCGGCCGTCGGGCAGCGCCTTCAGCTCGCGCGGGCCCTTGATGTTCTCCAGCATCGACATGTAACAGACCTCGTTCCTGCCGGGTTCGCTCTGGGCCGCCGGCAGCTCACCGGCCGGCGGCAATGCCGGGACGAGCCGCCGGCCGCTTGCCCCGGCCGGTGGCTCGTACCCGGATTCACCGCGAGGTCACTTCGCGCGGTTGGACGCGACGGTCTCCCGGGCGGCGCGGATGGACTCCTTGAGCGAGCCCATGGTGGCCAGGACCGCCGTCGGCTCGTAGCCGCAGTGGGCCATGCAGTTGGCGCAGCGGTCGTCCTTGCCGCGGCCGTACTTGTCCCAGTCGGTCTTGTCGATCAGCTCCTGGTACGTCGGCACGTAGCCGTCCGCCATCAGGTAGCAGGGGCGCTGCCAGCCGAAGAGCGAGTAGTTGGGGATCGCCCAGGCGGTGCAGGGGAAGTCGGCCTTGCCCTCCAGGAAGTCCAGGAAGAGCGGGCTGTGGTTGAGCCGCCACTTGCGCCGGTTGCCGCCGTCGAAGGCCTTCTTGAACAGCTCCCTGGTCTGTGCCACGCCCAGGAAGTGGTCCTGGTCGGGGGCCTTCTCGTAGGCGTACGCGGGCGACAGCATCATCTCCTCGACCTTGAGGTCGTCATTGAGGAAGTTCATGACCTCGATGATCGTCTGCGGGGTGTCGGTGTTGAAGAAGGTCGAGTTGGTCGTCACCCGGAATCCGCGGCGCTGCGCTTCCTTGATCGCCGCGACCGCCTCGTCGAAGGTGCCTTCCTTGGCCACCGATTCGTCGTGCCGCTCCCGCATGCCGTCAATATGCACGGTGAACGCGAAGTAGGGCGACGGGGTGAATTTTTCGATCTTCTTACGCAGCAGCAGCGCATTGGTGCAGAGGAAGACGAATTTCTTCTTCGCCACCAGCTGGCGGACGATCTCGTCGATCTGCGGGTGCATGAGCGGCTCGCCGCCGGCGATCGACACCATGGGGGCGCCGGACTCCAGCACCGCCCCGACCGCCTGCGCCACCGGCATGCGCTGCTTGAGCACTCCCGCAGGGTGTTGGATCTTGCCGCAGCCCTCGCACGCGAGGTTGCACGCGAAAAGAGGTTCGAGCTCCACGATGAGCGGGAACTTTTCGCGCCGCCGGACCATTTTCTGTTCGAAGAGGTACGACGCGATACGGACGGTCTGACGAAGCGGCATAGCCATCTAGCTCACCTCCGGGGGAGCAGCGGTAGTGCGGTGCCAATCGAGAAAGGCGGGTACAAGATCTCTGAGCACCCGGAATGCGATGATCCCGGTGCGAAGCGTTCCGACGCGCACGAGTTCGTATTCGGGCGTGTCGACCACGACGCGGGCCGCGGCGATGTGCTGCGCTCCTTCTGCGAGCGCGGCACGCCGCATGGCGGCCGATTCCATGTCGACGGCGATGGCACCCGTCGCCGCCAGTGCGGTGCGCTCTGCACCGCGTACGACATGGTCGGACTCGGCGAGGGGGCCGGTGTGCACGGTGTGCCCGGCGGCCTTCAGCGCGGCGGCGAGCGCCGGGCTGTCCTGCCCCTCGTCGGAGACCACGACGTCACCTGGCCGCATGCCGGGGGCAAGGCCCGCGCAGAAGCCGGTGGTGACGACGGCCGCACCGCGCAGCGCCGGGTCGTGCAGCGCCGTGCGGACGGCCCCCTCCGCGGCCGAGGGCCCCATGCCCGTACGGAGCACGGTGACCGGGTGTGCGGCGGCCCTGGCCGCTCCCCTGCGCAGCGCGAAGCGCTCGATGCGCAGAGCGCACACCACCAGCAGCGGTGGTCGGGTATGGCCCACGAACTAAGCCCCCTTTCCTGCGACTGCGGCTGCGGTGTGGCCCGCGGCACCGAAAGGCTCGCTGCGGGCATAGCGCCCGAGCGCGGTGAGCGGGAAGACCATCCGGTAGAGGTGGTAGTTGATGGAGAAGTCCCGGGGGAAGCCCGTACCGGTGAAGTAGGGCTCGTCCCACGAGCCGTCCGGCAGCTGGGTCTCGGCCAGCCAGCGCACCCCGCGCTCGACGGCCGGGGTGTCCCGGCGGCCGGCCGCGAGCAGCGCCATCAGCGCCCAGGCGGTCTGCGAGGCGGTGGAGTGCCCGCGCCCGGCCCATTCCATGTCGGAGTAGGAGCGCAGGTCCTCGCCCCAGCCGCCGTCCGCGTTCTGCACCGACTCCAGCCAGCTGACGGCCCGGCGGATCGCCGGGTGGTCGACGGGCAGGCCGGCCGCGGCCAGCGCGGGGACCGCGGAGCCGGTGCCGTAGATGTAGTTGACGCCCCAGCGGCCGAACCAGGAGCCGTTCTCCTCCTGCTCGGCCAGCAGCCAGTCGATACCGGTGCGGGCGTGCGGGTCGTTCTCGACGCCGAGGGCGGCGAGCATCTCCACCACGTGTGCGGTGACGTCGGCCGACGGCGGGTCGATGACCTCGCCGAAGTCGCAGAAGGGCAGCCGGTTGGGGAAGGGGCTGGTGTTGTCGGCGTCGAAGGCGCCCCAGGCGCCGTTCCTGGACTGCATGCCGACCGTCCAGCGCACCGCCCGGTCCACGGCGGTGTCCACCCTGGCCTGGTCGGGGTGGGCGACCCGGCGCAGGGCCAGTACGACCTCGGCGGTGTCGTCGATGTCGGGGTAGTTGTCGTTGTGGAATTCGAACGCCCAGCCGCCGGGGGCGAGCTGCGGCCGCTGCACGGACCAGTCGCCGGGTCGGGTGATCTGCTCTTCGAGCATCCAGTCCGCGGCCTTGACCAGGGCAGGGTGGTCGGCGGGCAGGCCCGCGTCGGCCAGCGCGATGGCGGCCAGACAGGTGTCCCAGACCGGGGACTGGCAGGCCTCGATCATCCGGACGCCGTCCTCGGGCCATACGGCGAAACGATCCAGCGAGTCCAGGCCTGCCTTGAGCACCGGGTGTCCGAGGTCGTAGCCGAGCAGGTGCAGGGCGATCACCGAGTAGACGGCGGGCGGCTGGATGCCGCCCCAGCAGCCGTCGGCCTCCTGGCGCTCGATGATCCAGCGGGCGCAGGCGTTCATGGCGCCGCGCCGCACCGGCCGGGGGCTGAACTTGCGGTAGACGTGCAGGACCTGGTCGAGCCGCTGGAAGACGCCGTCCCAGCTGGTGATGGGCGCCCGGCGCTGCTTGGGGTTGGGCCGCTCCGGGTTGATGTGCAGCTCGTCGATGCCGAAGGGCGCGGGGCGCACCGGGCGCAGCGCGCCCACGACGGTCAGCGGCACGATGGTCTGCCGGGCCCAGCAGCCGAAGGAGTAGATGTTCAGCGGCATCCACTTGGGCAGGTAGATGACCTCGGGCGGCAGTTCCGGCAGGTCGTCCCAGTCCCACCAGCCGAACAGGGCGAGCCAGATGCGGGTGAAGACCCGGCTGGCCGCCACCCCTCCCTCGCCGCGCGACCACTTGGCGGCCAGCGACATGTGCGCCTCGTCCGGGGAGTCCCCGGCGAGCCGCAGCGCCACGTAGGCCTCGACGGTCGCCGACAGGTCGCCAGGGCCGCCGTGGAAGGTGGGCCAGGCGCCGTCCTCGCGCTGCTGGGAGCGGATCCAGCGGGCGGAGGCCGCGGTGGTGCGGGCGTCCTGGATGCCGAGGAACTGACGCAGCAGCAGGTCCTCGGCATCCATCGTCACATTTGTTTCGAGGTCGCCTTTCCACCATCCGTCGGGGTGCTGCCGTGCCAGAAGGTGGTCTGCGGCGCGCTGCACGGCACGCTGCGCCGCCGCCTCGGTGTCACCGGATGGAACAGGATCCGGGTCCGAGGTGCTGCTGGCCGAGGGTGTCCGGTGTGTCGGCGTACCTGGACTGCCATCGGTCGTCGCTGTCATGGCTTCCCCTTTGCAGTTGAGACTTCTGCGGTGTTGGGGGCGGCCGTCGGCCGTCACATGCGAGGGACCGGCGACGTCAGCGCTCCACGTTGGTGTTCGTTACTTCTCGCGGACCACCACAAAATCCGCAAGACCTACGAGTTTACGATTAATTTCTTCCGGCATGTCCATTTTGTCCAGCGCGGCGACGGCGGTCGCGTACTGCCTCCTGGCTTCCTGCGAAGTCCATTCCCGGCCACCGGCTTCTTCGATCAACGCCGCGCGCATGGCGAACTCTTCCTCGTTGAAGGCATCGTTTTCAGGATTCTTCGCATCCGCCGCAAGCAGTTCACCCAGCCGCTCGGAAGCGGGGCCGCCGGCGGCCAGCGCGGCCACCACCGGAAGGGACTTCTTGCGCTGCCGCAGGTCGCTCCAGGTCTGCTTCCCGGTGCTCGCCGGGTCGCCCCAGATGCCCAGCAGGTCGTCCACCGCCTGGAAGGCCAGGCCGAGGTGGTAGCCGTACTCCTCCAGCGCGTCGGCGTCCGCGTCGGACGCGCCGCCGAGCACCGCGCCGATGGAGGCGGC includes:
- the dxs gene encoding 1-deoxy-D-xylulose-5-phosphate synthase, whose translation is MSMLENIKGPRELKALPDGRLDELAADIRHFLVQAVARTGGHLGPNLGVVELTIALHRVFDSPADRILWDTGHQSYVHKLLTGRQDFSKLRAKGGLSGYPSRAESEHDVIENSHASTVLGWADGLAKANEVQGRDDHVVAVIGDGALTGGMAWEALNNIAAARDRPLIIVVNDNERSYAPTIGGLANHLATLRTTDGYERFLSWGKQLLQQTPVIGQPLYESLHGAKKGFKDAFAPQGMFEDLGLKYVGPIDGHDIEAMESALRRARRFHGPVLVHCLTEKGRGYAAAEQDEADHFHTVGAMDPATGLPLGPSGGPSWTSVFGDEMVAIGAERPDVVAITAAMLQPVGLGAFARAYPQRVFDVGIAEQHAATSAAGLATGGLHPVVAVYATFLNRAFDQVLMDVAMHKCGVTFVLDRAGVTGVDGASHNGMWDMSILQVVPGLRIAAPRDAAQLRAQLREAVAVEDAPTVIRFPKETAGEALPAIGRVGGMDVLHRPADGQGDDVLLVAVGALGGCGVSAAELLAGRRIGVTVVDPRWVKPVDAALPELAARHRMVAVVEDNGRVGGVGSAVAQALRDAGVDVPVRDFGIPQQFLPHAKRGELLADLGLTPAEIAGGIGAALLRIDARSPRGIADPESTLAIPAPHTAGSGTPRKQGAVER
- the hpnH gene encoding adenosyl-hopene transferase HpnH — its product is MAMPLRQTVRIASYLFEQKMVRRREKFPLIVELEPLFACNLACEGCGKIQHPAGVLKQRMPVAQAVGAVLESGAPMVSIAGGEPLMHPQIDEIVRQLVAKKKFVFLCTNALLLRKKIEKFTPSPYFAFTVHIDGMRERHDESVAKEGTFDEAVAAIKEAQRRGFRVTTNSTFFNTDTPQTIIEVMNFLNDDLKVEEMMLSPAYAYEKAPDQDHFLGVAQTRELFKKAFDGGNRRKWRLNHSPLFLDFLEGKADFPCTAWAIPNYSLFGWQRPCYLMADGYVPTYQELIDKTDWDKYGRGKDDRCANCMAHCGYEPTAVLATMGSLKESIRAARETVASNRAK
- a CDS encoding 1-hydroxy-2-methyl-2-butenyl 4-diphosphate reductase; amino-acid sequence: MGHTRPPLLVVCALRIERFALRRGAARAAAHPVTVLRTGMGPSAAEGAVRTALHDPALRGAAVVTTGFCAGLAPGMRPGDVVVSDEGQDSPALAAALKAAGHTVHTGPLAESDHVVRGAERTALAATGAIAVDMESAAMRRAALAEGAQHIAAARVVVDTPEYELVRVGTLRTGIIAFRVLRDLVPAFLDWHRTTAAPPEVS
- the shc gene encoding squalene--hopene cyclase produces the protein MTATTDGSPGTPTHRTPSASSTSDPDPVPSGDTEAAAQRAVQRAADHLLARQHPDGWWKGDLETNVTMDAEDLLLRQFLGIQDARTTAASARWIRSQQREDGAWPTFHGGPGDLSATVEAYVALRLAGDSPDEAHMSLAAKWSRGEGGVAASRVFTRIWLALFGWWDWDDLPELPPEVIYLPKWMPLNIYSFGCWARQTIVPLTVVGALRPVRPAPFGIDELHINPERPNPKQRRAPITSWDGVFQRLDQVLHVYRKFSPRPVRRGAMNACARWIIERQEADGCWGGIQPPAVYSVIALHLLGYDLGHPVLKAGLDSLDRFAVWPEDGVRMIEACQSPVWDTCLAAIALADAGLPADHPALVKAADWMLEEQITRPGDWSVQRPQLAPGGWAFEFHNDNYPDIDDTAEVVLALRRVAHPDQARVDTAVDRAVRWTVGMQSRNGAWGAFDADNTSPFPNRLPFCDFGEVIDPPSADVTAHVVEMLAALGVENDPHARTGIDWLLAEQEENGSWFGRWGVNYIYGTGSAVPALAAAGLPVDHPAIRRAVSWLESVQNADGGWGEDLRSYSDMEWAGRGHSTASQTAWALMALLAAGRRDTPAVERGVRWLAETQLPDGSWDEPYFTGTGFPRDFSINYHLYRMVFPLTALGRYARSEPFGAAGHTAAAVAGKGA